From the Tribolium castaneum strain GA2 chromosome 2, icTriCast1.1, whole genome shotgun sequence genome, one window contains:
- the LOC660068 gene encoding cytochrome P450 4C1 isoform X2, translating to MEIFNDLKIISNNKLCKRINLDFESCNLIPVTIMIQSTLLLIFIVILSVIIYIWWYQNFSRFFSLLNKVPGPPGYPIIGNIIQFLATPEELFKIDRELGRRFYPIYKEWTLTYGAVNLLHPDDIELVLSNSKYNDKSAIYDFLHCWLGTGLLTSSGTKWQTRRKVLTPAFHFNILQQFLPIFNEETVKLIKNIKNDQPIDVIPPVTQFTLLSIAETSMGVKLDASPKSCDDYKNAIHVFGYALTYRLEQKKRTFEGEKRGKRLAMLDLLLLAKHQGADIDDEGIAEEVDTFMFEGHDTTSIAICYTLLLLANHPDIQDELYSELKSVLSDPTQTPSYSDLKQLNLMERCIKESLRIFPSVPFISRLLTEDLTTASGYVIPRGSMAHIHIYDLHNNPEIYPDPKKFDPDRFLPENCQKRHPFAYLPFSAGPRNCIGQKFAMLELKVVLSGILGNFVLEAVDKPKDVTMITDLVLRCKGPIRVKFVPRYKIN from the exons atggaaatttttaatgatttaaaaattatctctaataataaattatgcaAGAGAATTAACCTTGATTTTGAATCATGCAACCTCATTCCAGTCACAATAATGATACAATCAACGCTCCTCTTAATATTTATTGTGATACTTtctgttattatttatatatggTGGTACCAGAACTTTTCTCGTTTCTTTTCTCTTCTAAATAAAGTACCAGGACCTCCTGGATACCCAATTATAGGCAACATTATCCAGTTTCTTGCCACGCCTGAAGAACTATTCAAGATTGATCGAGAATTAGGTCGACGGTTTTATCCGATATATAAAGAATGGACTCTGACTTATGGTGCTGTCAATCTTTTGCATCCAGACGATATCgag CTGGTGTTATCAAACAGCAAATATAATGATAAGAGTGCCATCTACGATTTTTTGCATTGTTGGCTGGGTACCGGTTTACTAACCAGCAGTGGTACCAAATGGCAAACGCGTCGTAAAGTATTAACACCGGCTTTCCATTTCAATATTTTGCAACAATTCCTTCCCATTTTCAACGAGGAGACagtaaaacttattaaaaacatcaaaaatgaCCAACCAATCGACGTTATCCCACCTGTCACACAATTTACCCTTCTGTCAATCGCAG aaACTTCAATGGGAGTTAAATTGGACGCATCGCCAAAAAGCTGTGATGACTACAAGAATGCAATCCACGTTTTTGGCTACGCTTTGACTTACAGATTAG AACAAAAGAAAAGGACGTTTGAAGGGGAAAAGCGGGGTAAAAGGTTGGCAATGTTGGATTTGTTGCTTTTGGCTAAACACCAAGGGGCGGATATTGATGACGAAGGCATAGCCGAAGAGGTTGATACTTTCATGTTTGAG GGTCACGATACGACTTCAATTGCAATCTGCTATACGCTCCTCCTTTTGGCCAACCATCCAGATATTCAAGACGAGCTATATTCTGAACTCAAATCAGTCCTCAGTGACCCAACTCAGACTCCCTCTTACAGTGACCTCAAACAACTCAATTTAATGGAACGTTGTATCAAAGAGTCGCTTCGGATTTTTCCCAGTGTTCCTTTTATTTCGCGCTTATTAACTGAAGATTTAACTACAGCTTCTGGTTATGTCATTCCAAGAGGCTCAATGGCTCATATACATATTTACGATTTGCATAATAATCCAGAGATTTATCCTGATCCTAAGAAATTTGATCCTGACCGTTTTCTTCCTGAAAACTGTCAAAAGAGACATCCTTTCGCCTATTTGCCTTTTAGTGCAGGTCCGAGAAATTGTATTGGCCAAAAATTCGCAATGTTGGAGCTAAAAGTAGTGTTAAGTGGAATTTTGGGTAATTTTGTTTTGGAAGCTGTGGATAAGCCAAAAGATGTGACCATGATTACAGACTTGGTACTTAGATGTAAGGGACCAATCAGGGTTAAGTTTGTACCaagatataaaataaattga
- the Cyp4q2 gene encoding cytochrome P450 monooxigenase CYP4Q2, giving the protein MFASTLILTTIFAIVSVLAFKRIKYHVKNYILLNKLPGPPPDGLFVGNMPYLQTTPEDIFNRLREANKKFYPIYKLFAVHRMGANILSPEDSEIVLSNPIHNEKGYIYKLLHHWLKEGLLTSKGEKWQLRRKILTPAFHFNILQQFIMILNEEAEKLVEGLRKECHKPYINITPHISQFTLKSITETAMGTKLDFTTKKEIRYKEAVYKIGKILTYRITHPWFIEPLLNIFSPCFIQERRVTSTLHKFTKEVIEDREKNFKDFELPTEEHDVYKGKKRLAMLDLLLSAKKKDGIIDNKGIQEEVDTFMFEGHDTTAVALNFALMLIACHKDVQETILQEMRDVLGDIHAKPTYSDLQNLKYLERCIKESLRLYPSVHLISRALGEDVRTQKGYLIPKDTITIIHIYDLHHNPDIYPDPEKFDPDRFLPENCQNRHPFAYLPFSAGPRNCIGQRFAMLELKAAICAILANFVLEPIDTPETIVVVVDIVLRTKEGIKIRFVPREQ; this is encoded by the exons ATGTTTGCGTCAACGTTAATACTCACGACAATTTTTGCTATTGTCTCCGTGCTTGCTTTCAAACGAATCAAATATCAtgtgaaaaattacattttgctGAATAAGCTTCCAGGGCCTCCGCCTGATGGGCTTTTTGTCGGGAACATGCCCTACTTGCAAACAACTCCag AGGACATTTTCAACCGGTTGAGAGAAGCCAATAAGAAGTTTTACCCGATTTACAAACTTTTCGCCGTCCACCGGATGGGTGCCAATATCCTTAGCCCCGAAGACAGCGAG ATAGTTTTATCGAATCCGATCCACAACGAAAAAGGCTACATTTATAAGTTGCTCCACCACTGGCTCAAAGAGGGTCTTTTGACCAGTAAGGGTGAAAAATGGCAACTGCGTCGCAAAATTTTAACCCCAGCTTTCCACTTCAACATTTTGCAACAGTTTATCATGATTTTGAACGAAGAGGCCGAAAAACTAGTCGAAGGGTTGAGGAAAGAGTGTCATAAGCCCTACATCAACATCACCCCCCACATATCGCAATTTACCCTCAAATCAATCACTG AAACCGCAATGGGCACCAAACTCGACTTTACCACGAAAAAAGAGATTCGCTACAAAGAAGCTGTCTACAAAATCGGCAAAATTTTGACCTATCGCATTACCCATCCTTGGTTTATCGAACCTTTGCTCAACATTTTCAGCCCTTGCTTCATCCAGGAACGGCGAGTCACCAGCACTTTGCACAAGTTCACCAAGGAAGTGATCGAAGACCGGGAGAAGAATTTCAAGGATTTCGAGCTACCAACGGAGGAACATGACGTCTACAAAGGGAAGAAACGACTGGCAATGCTGGATTTGCTGCTTTCCGCCAAAAAGAAGGACGGGATTATTGACAATAAAGGGATCCAAGAAGAAGTTGATACGTTCATGTTTGAAGGTCATGACACCACAGCCGTGGCGTTAAATTTCGCTCTGATGCTCATCGCCTGTCATAAGGACGTGCAGGAGACAATCTTGCAGGAAATGCGGGATGTTTTAGGTGACATTCACGCCAAACCAACTTACAgcgatttgcaaaatttgaaatatctgGAACGGTGCATTAAGGAGAGTCTTAGGCTGTACCCTAGCGTCCATCTTATTAGTAGAGCCCTCGGAGAGGATGTCCGAACGCAAAAAGGTTATCTCATACCAAAAGATACGATTACCATTATCCACATTTATGACTTGCATCACAATCCTGATATTTATCCCGACCCTGAGAAATTCGATCCTGATCGATTCCTCCCTGAGAACTGCCAAAACAGACATCCGTTTGCTTATTTGCCATTCAGTGCCGGACCACGCAATTGTATTGGACAGAGATTTGCGATGTTGGAACTCAAAGCTGCCATTTGTGCCATTTTGGCCAACTTTGTACTCGAACCGATTGATACTCCTGAGACTATTGTGGTGGTTGTCGACATTGTGCTCAGGACCAAAGAAGGGATTAAGATTAGATTTGTACCAAGAGAGCAGTAA
- the CYP4Q4 gene encoding cytochrome P450, family 4, subfamily Q, polypeptide 4 precursor (The RefSeq protein has 1 substitution compared to this genomic sequence): MFLAPIILCLVLLALLVSSLRKKGRFWECLAPIPQPPAYPIIGNLFDIMRTPEQLFLAERERGLKYYPIYKLDVCGNGGVNLLNPEDVELVLTDTKQNTKSFIYHFLHSWLGTGLLTSAGPKWQNRRKILTPAFHFNILQEFIQIFNEETKRLVEDLEAECHKPYIDVVVPITQFTLLSIGETAMGIKLNASDNDKDGYKRAVYKIGQLLTYRAPRPWIYNETIYSLTPQGRKEQKVLKSLHSFSNNVIAERKKHFSSSSYSSRKRLAMLDLLLKYKSEGANIDDEGIREEVDTFMFEGHDTTSVSICYTLMLLANHREVQEEILKEMEAVLDEEPPTYAKLQELKFMDRVIKESLRLYPSVPFISRVSGSEIQTKTGYTIPKDCMVNLQIYDMHHNPNVFPDPEKFDPDRFLPENIQKRHPFAYIPFSAGSRNCIGQKFAMLEIKTVLCGILKKFILEAVDTRKDMAFVSDLVLRPKGSIKVKFVPRCAN, from the exons ATGTTCCTCGCACCGATTATTTTGTGTTTGGTTCTGCTGGCACTGCTTGTCAGTTCTTTGAGAAAAAGAGGACGATTTTGGGAATGTCTGGCGCCGATTCCCCAACCACCGGCATATCCCATCATTGGGAATTTGTTCGATATCATGCGAACCCCAG AACAACTGTTTCTGGCTGAACGCGAACGTGGTCTCAAGTATTACCCCATTTATAAGCTCGACGTCTGTGGTAACGGGGGCGTTAATCTTCTCAATCCCGAAGACGTTGAATTGGTTTTAACTGATACAAAGCAAAATaccaaaagttttatttatcacTTCTTGCACTCCTGGTTGGGCACCGGGCTTTTGACCAGTGCCGGTCCTAAATGGCAAAATCGGAGAAAAATCCTTACACCGGCTTTCCattttaacattttgcaagAGTTTATCCAAATCTTCAATGAAGAGACCAAAAGATTGGTTGAAGACTTGGAAGCAGAATGCCACAAGCCATACATTGATGTAGTGGTTCCAATCACCCAATTTACTCTATTATCAATTGGAG AAACTGCGATGGGAATCAAATTGAACGCCTCCGACAACGATAAAGACGGCTACAAAAGAGCCGTTTACAAAATTGGCCAACTCCTCACCTACCGTGCCCCTCGGCCCTGGATTTACAATGAAACCATCTACTCCCTCACCCCACAAGGTCGCAAAGAGCAAAAAGTCCTAAAATCCCTTCACTCTTTCTCCAATAACGTGATCGCCGAACGCAAAAAACATTTCTCCTCCTCCTCTTACTCCTCCCGAAAACGTCTCGCAATGCTGGACCTTCTCCTCAAATACAAATCTGAAGGGGCAAACATCGACGACGAGGGAATTCGGGAAGAAGTTGATACTTTCATGTTTGAAGGTCACGACACGACTTCTGTGTCTATCTGTTACACTTTGATGCTTTTGGCGAATCATCGTGAAGTCCAGGAGGAGATCCTAAAGGAAATGGAGGCGGTCCTTGATGAGGAACCTCCAACTTATGCCAAACTCCAGGAACTGAAGTTCATGGACAGAGTGATTAAAGAGAGTTTGAGGTTGTACCCCAGCGTGCCTTTTATTTCTCGAGTCTCAGGGAGTGAGATCCAGACGAAGACGGGGTACACGATCCCGAAGGACTGTATGGTCAATTTACAGATTTATGACATGCATCATAATCCCAATGTGTTTCCTGATCCTGAGAAGTTTGATCCTGATCGGTTCCTTCCGGAGAACATTCAGAAGAGGCATCCTTTCGCCTATATTCCGTTCAGCGCAGGATCCAGGAATTGTATCG GACAAAAGTTTGCAATGTTAGAGATAAAAACTGTCCTTTGTGGGATTTTGAAGAAGTTTATCCTCGAAGCTGTCGATACTCGCAAAGATATGGCGTTCGTTTCAGATTTAGTGCTGCGTCCTAAAGGCAGCATCAAGGTCAAGTTTGTCCCCAGATGTGCAAATTAA
- the CYP4Q7 gene encoding cytochrome P450, family 4, subfamily Q, polypeptide 7, whose protein sequence is MLVLTTVLTAAAVFLLFYLFYCYKTIKQHIYSLISLSYLPGPPVNDIISGNILPLYTSAENIFKQLREWGRLYYPIYKLNAAHLAAANILSPEDCELVLSNPTHMEKSAIYNLLHDWLGTGLLTSTGLKWQTRRKILTPAFHFSILQQFVAIFNEETDKLVEVLKEECYKPFINVNAHVAQFTLKTIAETAMGTKLRFTTRKETIYKQSIVDMGEFLLYRLLRCWLISKCIYVFNPRYYLEKKVTRRLHRFTKSVIAERQENFKEIVVPETDEVYTGKRRLAMLDLLLTAKNKEGLIDDEGIREEVDTFMFEGHDTTAAALGFALMVLAGHKEVQDKIVEEMNEVLGDIKKKPTYQDLQEMKYLERCVKEVLRLYPSVHFISRKLGEDLVTHSGHKLAKGSIVNLHIYDLHHNPAIYPDPEKFDPDRFLPENCQKRHPFAYLPFSAGPRNCIGKKFAMLELKAAICGILANFTLEPIDIPETIVLVVDIVLRTKEGIKVRFIPRV, encoded by the exons ATGCTCGTTTTGACAACAGTCTTAACAGCAGCTGCTGTTTTTCTCCTCTTCTACCTGTTTTATTgctacaaaacaataaaacagcACATCTACAGCCTCATCTCGCTCAGCTACCTACCAGGACCCCCAGTGAACGACATCATTTCAGGAAATATCCTCCCACTGTACACTAGCGCAG AAAACATCTTCAAACAGTTGCGGGAATGGGGCCGACTCTACTACCCCATCTACAAGCTAAATGCCGCCCATTTGGCCGCCGCCAACATTCTCAGTCCGGAAGACTGCGAG CTGGTTTTATCCAACCCAACTCATATGGAAAAGTCGGCAATCTATAATCTCCTCCATGACTGGTTAGGGACCGGGCTTTTGACAAGCACTG GACTTAAATGGCAAACACGTCGAAAAATCTTAACCCCAGCTTTCCATTTCAGTATTTTGCAACAGTTTGTTGCTATTTTTAACGAAGAAACCGATAAGCTTGTCGAAGTTTTGAAAGAGGAGTGTTACAAACCTTTCATCAATGTCAATGCGCATGTAGCCCAATTTACCTTGAAAACTATCGCAG AGACAGCAATGGGGACCAAACTCAGGTTTACCACACGAAAAGAGACTATTTACAAGCAGTCGATCGTCGACATGGGGGAGTTCCTCTTGTATCGTCTTTTGAGATGTTGGCTAATATCTAAATGTATTTACGTCTTCAATCCGCGTTATTATCTTGAGAAAAAAGTTACAAGACGTTTGCACCGATTTACGAAAAGTGTAATCGCCGAACGACAGGAGAATTTCAAAGAAATTGTAGTACCGGAAACAGATGAGGTCTACACAGGAAAAAGGCGACTCGCCATGTTGGATCTTCTGTTAACAGCAAAGAACAAAGAGGGCCTGATTGATGATGAAGGAATTCGTGAAGAGGTCGATACTTTCATGTTTGAAGGCCACGACACCACTGCAGCAGCTCTAGGTTTTGCCCTAATGGTCCTAGCAGGGCACAAGGAGGTCCAG gaCAAAATTGTGGAAGAAATGAACGAAGTCTTGGGCGACATTAAGAAAAAACCCACTTATCAGGATCTACAAGAGATGAAATACCTGGAACGATGTGTGAAGGAAGTACTGAGGTTGTACCCCAGTGTTCACTTCATTTCGAGGAAACTGGGCGAGGATTTGGTCACTCACAGTGGTCACAAGTTGGCCAAAGGCTCCATTGTCAATTTGCACATCTACGATTTGCACCACAATCCTGCCATTTATCCTGATCCTGAGAAGTTTGATCCTGATCGGTTTTTGCCTGAGAACTGCCAGAAAAGGCATCCTTTCGCCTACTTGCCCTTTAGTGCCGGTCCCAGAAACTGTATCGGGAAAAAATTCGCCATGTTGGAACTCAAAGCGGCCATTTGTGGCATTTTGGCGAACTTCACTCTCGAACCGATCGATATCCCTGAGACTATTGTACTAGTCGTTGATATAGTACTGAGAACCAAAGAAGGGATCAAGGTTAGGTTTATTCCCCGAGTATGA
- the LOC660068 gene encoding cytochrome P450 4C1 isoform X1 — translation MEIFNDLKIISNNKLCKRINLDFESCNLIPVTIMIQSTLLLIFIVILSVIIYIWWYQNFSRFFSLLNKVPGPPGYPIIGNIIQFLATPEELFKIDRELGRRFYPIYKEWTLTYGAVNLLHPDDIELVLSNSKYNDKSAIYDFLHCWLGTGLLTSSGTKWQTRRKVLTPAFHFNILQQFLPIFNEETVKLIKNIKNDQPIDVIPPVTQFTLLSIAETSMGVKLDASPKSCDDYKNAIHVFGYALTYRLGRPWLHNPFVFFNLTRLGHLTKKSIKILHDFSRNVIEQKKRTFEGEKRGKRLAMLDLLLLAKHQGADIDDEGIAEEVDTFMFEGHDTTSIAICYTLLLLANHPDIQDELYSELKSVLSDPTQTPSYSDLKQLNLMERCIKESLRIFPSVPFISRLLTEDLTTASGYVIPRGSMAHIHIYDLHNNPEIYPDPKKFDPDRFLPENCQKRHPFAYLPFSAGPRNCIGQKFAMLELKVVLSGILGNFVLEAVDKPKDVTMITDLVLRCKGPIRVKFVPRYKIN, via the exons atggaaatttttaatgatttaaaaattatctctaataataaattatgcaAGAGAATTAACCTTGATTTTGAATCATGCAACCTCATTCCAGTCACAATAATGATACAATCAACGCTCCTCTTAATATTTATTGTGATACTTtctgttattatttatatatggTGGTACCAGAACTTTTCTCGTTTCTTTTCTCTTCTAAATAAAGTACCAGGACCTCCTGGATACCCAATTATAGGCAACATTATCCAGTTTCTTGCCACGCCTGAAGAACTATTCAAGATTGATCGAGAATTAGGTCGACGGTTTTATCCGATATATAAAGAATGGACTCTGACTTATGGTGCTGTCAATCTTTTGCATCCAGACGATATCgag CTGGTGTTATCAAACAGCAAATATAATGATAAGAGTGCCATCTACGATTTTTTGCATTGTTGGCTGGGTACCGGTTTACTAACCAGCAGTGGTACCAAATGGCAAACGCGTCGTAAAGTATTAACACCGGCTTTCCATTTCAATATTTTGCAACAATTCCTTCCCATTTTCAACGAGGAGACagtaaaacttattaaaaacatcaaaaatgaCCAACCAATCGACGTTATCCCACCTGTCACACAATTTACCCTTCTGTCAATCGCAG aaACTTCAATGGGAGTTAAATTGGACGCATCGCCAAAAAGCTGTGATGACTACAAGAATGCAATCCACGTTTTTGGCTACGCTTTGACTTACAGATTAGGTAGGCCTTGGCTACACAACCCGTTTGTCTTCTTCAATTTGACAAGACTTGGTCACCTGACTAAGAAAAGTATCAAGATTTTGCATGACTTTTCGCGAAATGTTATAGAACAAAAGAAAAGGACGTTTGAAGGGGAAAAGCGGGGTAAAAGGTTGGCAATGTTGGATTTGTTGCTTTTGGCTAAACACCAAGGGGCGGATATTGATGACGAAGGCATAGCCGAAGAGGTTGATACTTTCATGTTTGAG GGTCACGATACGACTTCAATTGCAATCTGCTATACGCTCCTCCTTTTGGCCAACCATCCAGATATTCAAGACGAGCTATATTCTGAACTCAAATCAGTCCTCAGTGACCCAACTCAGACTCCCTCTTACAGTGACCTCAAACAACTCAATTTAATGGAACGTTGTATCAAAGAGTCGCTTCGGATTTTTCCCAGTGTTCCTTTTATTTCGCGCTTATTAACTGAAGATTTAACTACAGCTTCTGGTTATGTCATTCCAAGAGGCTCAATGGCTCATATACATATTTACGATTTGCATAATAATCCAGAGATTTATCCTGATCCTAAGAAATTTGATCCTGACCGTTTTCTTCCTGAAAACTGTCAAAAGAGACATCCTTTCGCCTATTTGCCTTTTAGTGCAGGTCCGAGAAATTGTATTGGCCAAAAATTCGCAATGTTGGAGCTAAAAGTAGTGTTAAGTGGAATTTTGGGTAATTTTGTTTTGGAAGCTGTGGATAAGCCAAAAGATGTGACCATGATTACAGACTTGGTACTTAGATGTAAGGGACCAATCAGGGTTAAGTTTGTACCaagatataaaataaattga
- the Cyp4q1 gene encoding cytochrome P450 monooxigenase CYP4Q1 has translation MLLSTTLVCAIGLLGVFHLLAWIKFHASNYMKMCVIPGPPQKGILIGNMTYLQTTPEKIFLRLREATKNFYPIYKLNALHKCAANILNPEDCELIMSNSAHNQKGQIYDLLRNWLKDGLLTSFGAKWQTRRKILTPAFHFSILQQFVQIFNEEAEILVEDLKKDCSKSYISISSHITKFTLKTIAETAMGSKLKFETQKEIDYYQAVYDVGKILLYRLTHPWFIFHYVNFFSPWYLQEVKVTKTLHNFTREVIKHREENFKDIELPTEEHEVYKGKKRLAMLDLLLSAKHKEGIVENDGIQEEVDTFMFKGHDTTSAALCFALMLIASHSEVQESIVAEMREVLGDLSKKPSYNDLQNLKYLERCIKETLRLYPSVHFISRTLGQDLITTGGYTLPKESNAIIHIYDVHHNADIYPDPEKFDPDRFLPENVQKRHPYAYLPFSAGPRNCIGQRFAMLELKTAICAILANFTLQPIDTPETIILVVDIILRTKEPIKIKFVPRS, from the exons ATGCTCTTGTCGACAACACTAGTGTGTGCTATTGGCTTGCTTGGGGTCTTTCACCTCTTAGCATGGATCAAGTTTCACGCTTCGAATTATATGAAAATGTGTGTGATCCCAGGACCACCCCAAAAAGGGATTCTTATCGGAAACATGACTTATCTTCAAACAACTCCGG AAAAGATTTTCCTGAGATTGCGAGAggctacaaaaaatttttacccCATTTACAAACTCAATGCTTTACATAAATGCGcggcaaatattttaaatccgGAGGATTGCGAG CTAATAATGTCGAATTCAGCCCACAATCAGAAAGGCCAAATCTATGATTTACTCCGCAATTGGCTGAAAGACGGATTATTGACGAGTTTTGGCGCCAAATGGCAGACCAGACGCAAAATTTTGACGCCAGCTTTCCATTTCAGCATTTTGCAGCAATTTGTCCAAATCTTCAACGAAGAGGCGGAAATTTTGGTTGAAGACCTCAAAAAAGATTGCTCCAAGTCGTACATCAGCATCTCGTCCCATATTACCAAATTCACCCTCAAAACTATAGCCG AAACAGCAATGGGGAGCAAATTGAAATTCGAGACGCAGAAAGAGATCGACTACTACCAAGCCGTCTACGACGTGGGCAAAATCCTCCTGTACCGCCTCACCCATCCCTGGTTCATCTTCCACTACGTCAACTTCTTCAGTCCTTGGTATCTCCAAGAAGTCAAAGTAACCAAAACCCTCCACAACTTCACCCGAGAAGTGATCAAACACCGTgaagaaaatttcaaagatATTGAACTACCAACCGAAGAACACGAAGTTTACAAAGGGAAGAAACGACTAGCAATGCTCGACTTGCTCCTCTCGGCCAAACACAAGGAAGGGATTGTGGAGAATGATGGGATTCAGGAGGAAGTTGATACTTTCATGTTTAAAGGGCATGACACCACTTCTGCGGCCCTTTGTTTCGCGCTGATGTTGATAGCGAGTCACAGCGAAGTTCAAGAATCGATTGTGGCTGAAATGAGGGAGGTTTTGGGCGATTTGAGTAAAAAACCCTCTTACAACGACTTGCAAAACTTGAAATATTTGGAGAGGTGCATCAAAGAGACGCTCAGGTTGTACCCCAGTGTGCACTTTATTAGCAGGACTCTGGGGCAGGATTTGATCACTACTGGGGGATACACTTTGCCCAAAGAAAGCAATGCCATTATACACATCTATGATGTACATCACAATGCCGACATTTATCCTGATCCTGAGAAATTCGACCCTGATCGCTTTCTTCCTGAGAACGTGCAAAAAAGACACCCGTATGCCTATTTGCCTTTTAGCGCCGGTCCGAGGAACTGCATCGGCCAAAGGTTTGCCATGTTGGAACTAAAAACGGCAATTTGTGctattttagccaatttcacCCTCCAACCAATTGATACTCCTGAGACTATCATATTGGTCGTTGATATTATTCTTAGAACGAAGGAACCaatcaaaatcaaatttgttccACGCTCGtaa